The proteins below come from a single Aegilops tauschii subsp. strangulata cultivar AL8/78 chromosome 6, Aet v6.0, whole genome shotgun sequence genomic window:
- the LOC109758432 gene encoding uncharacterized protein, protein MLRASIIRLTELAISPSTSAKSHLEGRERGREKRTGASSSAWLIRERCARLQPAASARAGALDPLSIPCASPASRASPSSFARENQPVPSPQIAFSRQIEASNFSPNRHLSQTLEVSPARIKEMGQQSKRARAPAPREAPPPAPPLVPPPAHLLVPPPAHLLVPPAPKSALPPAHFLVPPALKPAPSTHHPAIPSSLRTSTWIPPRPQQSVAASLQQPGESCREAQGPCWAQPSCIGDATSPWYMADSMDYSNPQAWGVNSHPPGGYLSYFQNTPGPTQPMHNGSSPQPVNVGDDTNGGDCGRIEKRLLWTKQEDLRLVSAWLNNSNDPIQSNYKKNEQYWKDVAAVYNSTTPKNRERLVKQVKDRFGRIKKRVAWFCASYKEANALYASGESDADVKKRAMQTYEEDHKKDGPFMFEHCWEILKKEPKWDAYLERLEDLEPDKRKFSVVCPEARRGKERCRARFWGITVPFYHCPSACTSMEEKECWKDHEGLCDSPQYDNRR, encoded by the exons ATGCttagagcaagtataataaggCTGACAGAGCTGGCTATAAGCCCATCCACATCAGCCAAATCACACCTGGAGGGGAgagaaagagggagagagaagcgAACGGGCGCTTCGTCAAGCGCCTGGCTGATACGAGAGCGATGCGCCCGCTTGCAGCCCGCGGCGAGCGCTAGAGCCGGCGCTCTCGATCCCCTCTCGATCCCCTGCGCCTCTCCCGCCTCCCGTGCTTCTCCTTCCTCCTTCGCGCGCGAAAATCAGCCGGTGCCGTCGCCCCAAATAGCTTTCTCGCGCCAAATCGAGGCTTCCAATTTTTCCCCAAATCGCCACCTCTCTCAAACCCTAGAAGTGTCACCGGCGCGCATCAAGGAGATGGGCCAGCAGTCCAAACGGGCGCGCGCGCCGGCACCTCGCGAAGCTCCTCCGCCGGCGCCTCCGCTCGTCCCGCCGCCAGCACATCTGCTGGTCCCGCCGCCGGCGCATCTGCTGGTCCCGCCGGCGCCTAAGTCCGCCCTGCCGCCGGCGCATTTCCTGGTCCCTCCGGCGCTGAAGCCTGCCCCATCGACGCATCATCCCGCCATCCCTTCATCGCTGAGAACAAGCACTTGGATCCCCCCAAGACCACAGCAGTCCGTGGCGGCTAGTCTGCAGCAACCGGGTGAATCATGTCGTGAGGCTCAAGGTCCTTGCTGGGCACAGCCTTCTTGCATCGGTGACGCTACATCACCTTGGTACATGGCTGACAGTATGGACTACTCTAATCCACAAGCATG GGGAGTGAATTCTCACCCACCTGGTGGTTACCTTAGTTACTTTCAGAACACACCAGGCCCCACACAACCTATGCACAATGGGAGTTCGCCGCAACCAGTCAATGTTGGCGATGACACCAATGGTGGTGATTGTGGAAGGATCGAAAAACGCCTGCTGTGGACAAAACAGGAAGATCTTCGATTG GTCAGTGCTTGGTTGAATAATTCCAATGATCCAATCCAATCAAACTACAAGAAGAATGAACAATATTGGAAAGATGTTGCTGCTGTCTACAACAGTACCACCCCCAAAAACAGGGAACGACTAGTCAAGCAAGTGAAAGATCGCTTTGGGAGAATTAAGAAAAGGGTTGCATGGTTTTGTGCGAGTTATAAGGAGGCTAATGCTTTGTATGCTAGTGGTGAATCTGATGCGGATGTAAAGAAGAGGGCAATGCAAACTTATGAGGAAGATCACAAAAAAGATGGCCCGTTTATGTTTGAGCATTGCTGGGAGATTCTTAAAAAGGAACCAAAATGGGACGCATATTTGGAACGCCTAGAAGATCTGGAGCCGGACAAGAGGAAGTTTAGTGTTGTTTGCCCAGAAGCAAGAAGGGGCAAGGAAAGATGTCGAGCGCGCTTTTGGGGTATTACAGTCCCGTTTTACCATTGTCCCTCGGCCTGCACGTCTATGGAAGAGAAAGAGTGTTGGAAGGATCATGAGGGCTTGTGTGATTCTCCACAATATGATAATCGAAGATGA
- the LOC120966801 gene encoding uncharacterized protein — MIALSDPCRGEHHITALASSLDGAHHWWLTGVYGPQGDDDKIAFLGDLSEVGGTPQEHNAASPKLEREEDWGRVSTAPCLDAAQDFQPLSPAEAWLRRRLKGAYLGLASLERSISRQRVRLSWLRDGDAGQKFFRVHAAHRKQKNRIFELQVGDTSVSDPAALAEAAYRHFSGILGSAKPRPFSLDLSALHVGPFDLSSLDAPFSEGEIWAARLNEALLTLLPKKQDAASLFDYRPISLIHLIAKLFAKALSLRLAPHLGKLVSTNQSAFIAGRSIHDNFLLVQQTARLLHNLKKPQMLLKLDIARAFDSVAWPFLLDTLRHLGFGNRWCEWISILLSTASTCVLVNGIPGPPILHACGLRQGDPISPMLFVIVIDVLNSLLQRAVERGLLQRLTARHLPSSVSLYADDVVIFSHPDTHDIRAIRRMLDVFGKASGLCTNLAKCSASPIRCDEGHIATIMAEMACPIAYFPVKYLGLPLSLRKPSTIDLMPLVDKLERKLSTWLGSMLSLGDRLALCRHVLCAMPIHILVAIAVNKSILARVNRIIRGFLWVGRKDACGGQCRVNWDRVCRPTFLGGMGIRDLQRAGVALRTRWLWLQRTDTSRPWSQLHLPHDPAASQIFRASTTWEVCDGRTCKFWTDPWIDGKAIPELAPLVFSLVSRRHRRDRTVAEGLPERAWVCDIAGTLGPAALLQYVDLWRMLQNATLSAGPDVLRWKWTESGVYSTKSCYLALFHGSTTDASWKLTWKTWAPLRIKVFIWLALQDRCWTADRLARRGLPHNDSCVLCDQTTEDMHHLFTSSPFSRQIWHEVLSWCRSTATIPNPDRPFADWWIDTCTSSPIALRKGLSSIIALTAWAIWKHRNGCVFDQRQPSVATLLQSIREDARLWASAGANGLANLILEI; from the exons ATGATCGCGCTTTCCGATCCATGCCGCGGCGAGCACCACATCACTGCGCTGGCCTCCTCTCTCGATGGTGCCCATCACTGGTGGCTCACTGGCGTTTATGGCCCGCAAGGAGATGATGACAAGATTGCTTTCCTCGGTGACCTTAGTGAG GTTGGTGGCACGCCTCAAGAACACAACGCGGCGTCTCCAAAGCTGGAGCGCGAAGAAGATTGGGGACGTGTCTCGACAGCTCCTTGCCTTGATGCGGCGCAGGACTTTCAGCCCCTCTCCCCGGCCGAGGCCTGGCTGCGTAGGCGCCTCAAAGGGGCGTATCTGGGGCTGGCGTCGCTCGAGCGCTCGATCTCGCGCCAGCGTGTCAGACTCTCCTGGTTGCGGGACGGCGACGCGGGTCAGAAGTTCTTCAGGGTGCATGCAGCGCACCGCAAGCAAAAGAACCGGATCTTCGAGTTGCAGGTCGGAGACACATCCGTCTCCGACCCGGCCGCTCTTGCTGAAGCTGCTTACCGTCACTTCTCCGGCATCCTTGGATCTGCGAAGCCGCGGCCTTTCTCCTTAGACCTCTCCGCGCTCCACGTTGGGCCATTCGACCTCTCCAGCCTCGACGCACCTTTCTCCGAGGGCGAGATTTGGGCTGCG AGGCTCAATGAGGCGCTCCTCACCCTCCTTCCGAAGAAGCAAGATGCGGCATCTCTCTTCGACTATCGCCCCATTAGTCTCATCCATCTCATTGCGAAGCTGTTCGCGAAGGCGCTCTCTCTTCGGTTGGCACCTCACCTGGGCAAGCTGGTCTCAACCAATCAAAGCGCATTCATCGCCGGCCGAAGCATCCACGACAACTTCCTCCTTGTTCAACAGACGGCTAGACTTCTTCATAACCTCAAGAAGCCGCAGATGCTCCTCAAGCTCGACATCGCGAGGGCTTTCGACTCGGTGGCATGGCCCTTTCTGCTGGACACGCTGAGGCACCTAGGCTTTGGGAACCGATGGTGCGAATGGATCTCCATCCTGCTATCTACCGCATCGACGTGTGTGCTTGTCAATGGCATCCCCGGGCCACCAATTCTTCACGCGTGCGGGCTGCGGCAAGGGGACCCCATTTCCCCAATGCTCTTCGTCATCGTTATCGACGTGCTCAACTCGCTCCTTCAGCGAGCCGTCGAGCGCGGCCTCCTCCAGCGGCTGACCGCTCGGCACCTGCCATCGAGCGTCTCCCTCTACGctgacgacgtcgtcatcttcAGCCACCCCGACACCCACGACATCCGTGCCATTCGCCGCATGTTGGACGTCTTCGGCAAGGCGTCCGGGCTCTGCACAAACCTCGCCAAGTGCTCGGCCTCCCCCATACGTTGCGACGAGGGGCACATTGCCACGATCATGGCTGAGATGGCCTGCCCGATTGCTTACTTCCCGGTGAAGTACCTTGGCCTCCCGCTCTCCCTCCGCAAGCCCTCGACAATTGACCTCATGCCGCTCGTCGACAAGCTCGAGAGGAAGCTCTCTACTTGGCTTGGATCCATGCTCTCCTTAGGGGATCGCCTCGCGCTCTGTCGGCATGTCCTCTGCGCCATGCCCATCCACATCCTCGTCGCCATTGCCGTCAACAAGTCCATCCTTGCTCGAGTCAACCGGATCATTCGAGGCTTCCTTTGGGTTGGCCGCAAGGACGCATGTGGAGGGCAATGCCGAGTGAACTGGGATCGGGTGTGTCGCCCCACCTTCCTCGGCGGCATGGGGATCCGCGACCTGCAGCGCGCTGGCGTCGCCCTGCGCACCCGATGGCTCTGGCTCCAGCGTACCGATACTTCGCGCCCCTGGAGTCAACTGCACCTCCCCCATGATCCTGCGGCCTCGCAGATTTTCAGGGCCTCCACCACCTGGGAGGTGTGTGATGGTCGCACCTGCAAGTTCTGGACTGACCCTTGGATTGATGGCAAGGCCATCCCCGAGCTTGCCCCTCTCGTGTTCTCCCTGGTCTCCAGACGGCATCGCCGTGATCGAACGGTGGCCGAGGGCCTACCAGAGCGTGCCTGGGTGTGCGACATTGCCGGCACGCTCGGCCCGGCCGCCCTGCTTCAATATGTCGACCTTTGGCGTATGCTGCAAAATGCTACCCTCTCGGCTGGGCCTGATGTGCTGCGCTGGAAGTGGACGGAGTCCGGCGTCTACTCTACCAAATCCTGCTACCTTGCGCTCTTTCATGGATCTACGACCGACGCGTCCTGGAAGCTCACCTGGAAGACTTGGGCCCCCTTACGCATCAAGGTTTTCATCTGGCTTGCCTTGCAGGACCGATGCTGGACGGCCGACCGCCTTGCCCGGCGAGGACTGCCCCACAATGACAGTTGTGTGCTGTGCGACCAGACCACCGAGGACATGCACCACTTGTTCACCTCCAGCCCCTTCTCCCGCCAAATCTGGCATGAGGTCCTTTCTTGGTGCCGATCGACTGCCACGATCCCAAACCCCGACAGACCGTTCGCGGATTGGTGGATAGATACTTGCACTTCATCACCCATAGCTCTCCGGAAGGGACTCAGCTCCATCATCGCTCTCACCGCATGGGCCATCTGGAAGCACCGGAATGGATGCGTGTTCGATCAGCGACAACCCTCGGTCGCAACTCTACTACAATCCATTCGAGAAGACGCTCGCCTGTGGGCTAGTGCCGGCGCCAACGGCTTGGCGAACTTGATACTTGAGATATAG